Genomic DNA from Clostridia bacterium:
AAATATCGAAACATTAAAAGCTATTTCAAAATTATTAATGTTCCAGCTAATGTTTTGCTTGGACTCCCCCAAGAACCTATATGTCAAAGCTGCGGAATGGATTTGAAAGATATTGAAGATTTTGGAACTACACAAGACGATCATGTTCATACCGATTATTGTAAATTTTGCTATCAAAAAGGCAGCTTTACTCATAACAGGACGTTAGATGAAATGGTAGAATTTAATTTGAAATTTCTTGATGAATATAACAAAGAAAAAGGGCTATCATATACACCCGAACAAGCAAGAGTTGAACTGAAAAGACATCTTTCAACTCTAAAAAGATGGAAAGAAAAGCAGATAATTTAAGACTAAAATCAGATATTAAAAGCAATCTTAATGATTGCTTTTTTTGTTAAAATATTCATAGATTTATTCAATAGTATTTACACCAATACATAATCTAGTATGATATAATAATACAAAGACAATTACTTATGATTATTTAAAAACAAAAGAAAGGCGATAAAAAATGGCTAAAAGATTAATATCAAGTGAAACAGAATCCTTTAATAAATTTGGCGGAAATTATGAAATTCTAAAGCTGTTTAAAGATGCAGGCTTTGACGCTTATGATTTTTCAATGTTTGAAGA
This window encodes:
- a CDS encoding zinc ribbon domain-containing protein, with translation MDLKDIEDFGTTQDDHVHTDYCKFCYQKGSFTHNRTLDEMVEFNLKFLDEYNKEKGLSYTPEQARVELKRHLSTLKRWKEKQII